The Drosophila innubila isolate TH190305 chromosome 2R unlocalized genomic scaffold, UK_Dinn_1.0 1_C_2R, whole genome shotgun sequence DNA window ttttatcTAATCACATTCTAATTGGCCATGTTCTATGTCTGTCAGCTTCTGTTCTACCGTGTTGATAACGCAACTTATAGATGACTAATTAACTGGGGAAATTtgcaacagaaaaacaaagacTTTGACTATATAAGTTGCTTGGCTGTCAGTGTTACTTCATAGTCTTATTTCAAGTCTGGTTCTGTTGAGATGAAGGCCACTATTTTGATCACATTGATTGCTTTGTTGGGTAGCAGCGTTGCTTTGGACTTGTCCCGGGCTGGACCGCGTCCCAAGGTGCCAAGTCAACCAGCCAAGTTCGATGCATCCAAATATGATCACATTGTTGCTGAGACGCGTCCACTGGGCGTGAAAGAAAATCATCTTGTTGTGGACATTGTTCCCCATCATCCGGAGCAGCAGAATCAGCATGTCGATGTGGAGATCAAGCAACCGACTCAACATGTTGATCTGGAGATTAAGCAGTCTGAGCAGAAACCTCATCATTATGACCTGACCATGCATTCTGGCCATCAGCAGCAGATGCAGCACCATCCTGGTCTTGAATTTGAGGTGCAACACCACAAGCCGGAGCATCATCAGGTCGATGTTGAGTcctatcatcatcatcagcagcagcctCAGCCGCAGCCTCCTCAGCGTGTCGAGCTGGAGATAACGCACACTCAGCAGCAGCCTCAACATGTTGATCTGGAGATTAAGCAGG harbors:
- the LOC117783929 gene encoding sex-determining region Y protein, with the protein product MKATILITLIALLGSSVALDLSRAGPRPKVPSQPAKFDASKYDHIVAETRPLGVKENHLVVDIVPHHPEQQNQHVDVEIKQPTQHVDLEIKQSEQKPHHYDLTMHSGHQQQMQHHPGLEFEVQHHKPEHHQVDVESYHHHQQQPQPQPPQRVELEITHTQQQPQHVDLEIKQVDRNPQHVQVDVHGGHHQQEQQMQHHHGLEFEVQHHLQPEQKPHHVELEFKPVEQKPQHIAVELVHPQEFNGMLPH